In the Gemmatimonadota bacterium genome, one interval contains:
- a CDS encoding GNAT family N-acetyltransferase, translated as MTIRPSRASDREELLRMRTALWPDSDLDEIDAVLHMPTSEGIVLVGERDEGGLRGFAEIGLRKYADGCGTSPVAYLDGIWIDTDSRRSGVASELVRGGEAWARSLGLTEFASDCDIENHVSEAFHRAAGFEEVERHICWRRDL; from the coding sequence ATGACGATTCGCCCCAGTCGAGCTTCAGACCGCGAGGAGTTGCTCCGGATGCGGACGGCGCTGTGGCCGGATTCCGACCTGGACGAGATCGATGCCGTTCTTCACATGCCTACCTCCGAGGGCATCGTCCTCGTTGGGGAGCGCGACGAGGGCGGACTGAGAGGATTCGCCGAAATCGGGCTCCGCAAATACGCGGACGGGTGCGGCACCTCGCCCGTCGCCTACCTCGATGGCATCTGGATTGATACGGACTCGCGCCGAAGCGGCGTCGCCTCCGAGCTTGTTCGAGGGGGTGAAGCTTGGGCCCGCTCACTGGGACTGACCGAGTTCGCCTCGGATTGCGACATCGAAAACCACGTGAGCGAAGCGTTCCACCGGGCAGCCGGGTTCGAGGAAGTTGAGCGGCACATTTGCTGGAGGCGCGATCTCTGA
- a CDS encoding flap endonuclease, with protein MIVHLIDGTYELFRQFYGIRRFSKREEGPFAAVNGVLHSVLQMIETGATHIGVATDHVIESFRNNLWADYKTGEGIDPAILAQFHPLEEALAAMGVAVWPMIELEADDALASAAHLASADESVEKVSIWTPDKDLAQCVRGDRVVQVDRRANQVRNAAAVREKFGVEPTLIPDFLALVGDAADGFPGIPRIGRVTASRLLNQHGPIESFPDSVLGDRRDLALLFKDLATLRTDAPLFSEVDELRWLGPTPEFARYAERLGDSRLVERSQTALAV; from the coding sequence ATGATCGTTCACCTGATAGATGGCACGTACGAGCTGTTTCGCCAGTTCTATGGCATTCGCCGCTTCTCCAAGCGTGAGGAGGGGCCCTTCGCGGCGGTCAACGGTGTGCTGCACTCCGTTTTGCAGATGATCGAGACGGGAGCGACCCATATCGGTGTGGCGACCGACCACGTCATCGAGTCGTTCCGCAACAATCTCTGGGCCGACTACAAGACCGGAGAGGGCATCGATCCGGCAATCCTGGCCCAGTTCCATCCGCTGGAAGAAGCGCTCGCTGCCATGGGCGTAGCCGTGTGGCCCATGATCGAGCTAGAGGCCGACGATGCACTAGCGTCAGCCGCCCATCTCGCCTCAGCGGACGAAAGCGTGGAGAAGGTCTCCATCTGGACCCCCGACAAGGACCTGGCGCAGTGCGTCCGAGGCGACCGCGTCGTGCAGGTGGACCGCAGAGCGAACCAGGTCCGCAACGCTGCCGCAGTGCGTGAAAAGTTCGGGGTCGAGCCGACCTTGATACCCGACTTCCTCGCCCTCGTTGGCGACGCTGCCGACGGCTTCCCGGGCATTCCCCGCATCGGTCGAGTCACAGCTTCACGGCTTCTGAACCAGCACGGCCCCATCGAGAGCTTTCCGGACTCGGTGCTCGGGGATCGCCGTGACCTGGCGCTGCTCTTCAAGGATCTCGCAACACTCAGAACGGATGCGCCCCTATTCAGTGAGGTCGACGAGCTCCGCTGGCTGGGTCCGACTCCCGAGTTCGCGCGTTACGCAGAGCGTCTCGGCGACAGCCGTCTCGTGGAGCGCTCCCAGACCGCTCTGGCAGTCTAG
- a CDS encoding VOC family protein — MPRVRRILETALYVEDLDRAVRFYERVIGLNAMSRGDRLAALDAGEGTVLLLFLRGATTSGASFRGGWIPSHDGGGPAHFAFAIDSGDLDSWRRHLAAEGVDIESEVSWERGGKSMYFRDPDGYSVELATPGVWEVF; from the coding sequence ATGCCCCGGGTTCGGCGAATCTTGGAGACCGCCCTCTACGTCGAGGATCTTGATCGGGCGGTCCGCTTCTATGAGCGCGTGATCGGACTGAACGCCATGTCGCGAGGAGATCGCCTGGCCGCCCTGGACGCAGGGGAGGGCACAGTGCTCCTGCTCTTTCTTCGTGGAGCCACCACTTCAGGAGCGTCGTTCAGAGGCGGATGGATTCCTTCCCACGACGGTGGAGGCCCGGCGCACTTCGCCTTCGCCATCGACTCGGGGGACCTCGACTCGTGGCGTCGGCACCTCGCGGCGGAGGGGGTCGATATCGAGAGTGAGGTGAGCTGGGAACGAGGCGGAAAGAGCATGTACTTCCGTGACCCTGACGGGTACTCTGTGGAGCTTGCAACACCGGGTGTTTGGGAAGTCTTCTGA
- a CDS encoding redoxin domain-containing protein, giving the protein MAAKGATLVTLQPQLQDFARPWADEDGIEFDVLLDLGLGIGRDYGLTFRVPDDLRRLYIESFGLDLVRFNGDESWQLPIPATFVVDQGGTIVFASADPDYTVRAEPADILAAIP; this is encoded by the coding sequence ATCGCCGCGAAGGGCGCGACGCTGGTGACGCTTCAGCCTCAGCTTCAGGACTTCGCACGACCCTGGGCCGACGAGGACGGGATCGAGTTCGACGTGTTGCTCGACTTGGGCCTAGGCATCGGCCGTGACTACGGGCTCACGTTTCGGGTTCCCGACGACCTGCGACGCCTCTACATCGAGAGCTTCGGGCTCGATCTCGTCCGCTTCAATGGGGACGAGTCGTGGCAGCTTCCCATCCCGGCTACGTTCGTCGTCGACCAAGGTGGGACCATCGTCTTCGCATCTGCCGATCCGGACTATACGGTGAGAGCCGAGCCGGCCGATATTCTGGCTGCAATCCCTTAG
- a CDS encoding glutamine synthetase III: protein MATFNSRDENPVGSTRRLLPVTRVIPRFDSLAAAKYTPAPANGREDQERIDLEEVFGQNVFGLHQMKSRLPKPQYEALLSTIQNGTELDPSVADTVAIAMKDWAIEKGATHFTHWFQPLTGHTAEKHDSFLKPTGDGRAITEFNGSELVRGEPDASSFPSGGLRATFEARGYTAWDPTSPAFLMEGAGGAYLCIPTAFASWAGDALDTKTPLLRSMHALDEQARRALVLFGSPPQPVRATCGFEQEFFLVDEEFFYRRPDLQTTGRTLFGTKPPKGQEMDDHYFGSIPERVLEYMNEVELELYKLGVPLETRHNEVAPGQYEMAPIFEDANQAADHQQLMMSTLRRVARKHGLVCLLHEKPYQGVNGSGKHLNFSFGTKDQNLLEPGETPHDNMQFLFFCSAVLRAVARHQDLLRASVAYAGNDHRLGANEAPPAIISAFIGDQLQDIFEQIEEAGEAKSSKSHGLLGLGVKVLPRLPRHAGDRNRTSPFAFTGNKFEFRSLGSAQSVSFPVTVLNTIVAESIDELCGQLEGALEKGTSFDDALRSLLASEIHEFKHVIFNGDNYSDEWAVEAESRGLLNLRSTMDALPKLVEEKNTSLFEKYGVLSHRELESRYEIFVEQYFMTVNIEGESAQQIAQTMILPAAVRYLSDLLATAQSADNLGMKSDGVLAIAGQMNELVDALSQKLSVLATRNQELGGDDLVSKAAHMRDNIIPAMTEVRDVVDRLERLVPDDLWPVPTYREMLFVK from the coding sequence ATGGCGACTTTCAACTCCCGTGACGAAAACCCCGTCGGCTCGACCAGGAGATTGCTGCCCGTGACTCGCGTGATTCCCCGCTTCGATTCTTTGGCTGCGGCCAAGTACACGCCGGCTCCGGCCAACGGCCGTGAGGACCAGGAGCGCATCGATCTCGAGGAGGTGTTCGGGCAGAACGTGTTCGGACTACACCAGATGAAGTCGCGCCTCCCCAAGCCACAGTATGAGGCACTGCTGTCGACGATCCAGAACGGTACCGAGCTCGATCCGTCGGTGGCGGACACGGTGGCGATTGCCATGAAAGACTGGGCGATAGAGAAGGGCGCCACCCACTTCACGCACTGGTTCCAGCCGCTCACGGGCCACACCGCGGAGAAGCACGATTCATTCCTGAAGCCGACCGGCGACGGGCGGGCGATCACGGAGTTCAACGGCAGCGAGCTCGTGCGGGGTGAGCCGGATGCGTCCTCCTTTCCCTCTGGCGGGTTGCGCGCGACCTTCGAGGCCCGCGGATATACCGCGTGGGACCCGACCTCGCCGGCGTTCCTCATGGAGGGGGCCGGTGGCGCTTACCTGTGCATTCCCACTGCGTTCGCTTCGTGGGCTGGTGACGCGCTCGACACCAAGACGCCGCTGCTGCGCTCCATGCATGCGCTCGACGAGCAGGCCAGACGCGCTCTGGTCCTCTTCGGTTCACCACCGCAGCCCGTGCGCGCGACGTGCGGCTTCGAGCAGGAGTTCTTCCTCGTCGACGAGGAGTTCTTTTACCGCCGCCCCGACCTTCAGACGACCGGGCGCACGCTCTTCGGCACGAAGCCGCCAAAGGGTCAGGAGATGGACGACCACTACTTCGGGTCGATCCCCGAGCGGGTGCTCGAGTACATGAACGAGGTGGAGCTCGAACTGTACAAGCTTGGCGTGCCGCTCGAGACGCGCCACAACGAGGTGGCGCCGGGCCAGTACGAGATGGCGCCGATCTTCGAGGATGCGAACCAGGCCGCAGATCATCAGCAGCTCATGATGTCCACCCTCCGTCGGGTCGCCCGGAAGCACGGCCTCGTGTGCCTATTGCACGAGAAGCCGTACCAAGGCGTGAACGGTAGCGGCAAGCACCTGAACTTCTCGTTCGGAACCAAAGATCAGAACCTGCTCGAGCCGGGCGAGACGCCGCACGATAACATGCAGTTTCTGTTTTTTTGCTCCGCTGTTCTCAGAGCGGTCGCGAGACACCAGGATCTGCTGCGAGCGTCTGTGGCCTACGCAGGCAACGACCACCGCCTCGGGGCGAACGAGGCTCCGCCGGCGATCATCTCCGCTTTCATTGGCGATCAGCTGCAGGATATCTTCGAGCAGATCGAGGAGGCCGGTGAGGCCAAGTCGAGCAAGTCGCACGGTTTACTGGGCCTCGGCGTGAAGGTTCTGCCGCGCCTGCCCAGGCACGCGGGGGATCGGAACCGGACGTCACCGTTCGCGTTTACGGGCAACAAGTTCGAGTTCCGCTCGCTCGGCTCGGCGCAGAGCGTCTCGTTCCCGGTGACGGTCCTCAATACGATCGTGGCCGAGTCGATCGACGAACTGTGTGGCCAGCTCGAGGGAGCCCTGGAGAAGGGCACGTCGTTCGACGACGCTCTGCGCTCGCTGCTCGCCTCCGAGATCCACGAGTTCAAGCACGTGATCTTCAACGGCGACAACTATTCAGACGAGTGGGCCGTCGAAGCGGAGAGTCGCGGATTGCTCAACCTACGCAGCACGATGGATGCGTTGCCGAAGCTGGTCGAGGAGAAGAACACATCGCTCTTCGAGAAATACGGCGTGCTCTCGCACCGCGAGCTCGAGTCCCGCTACGAGATCTTCGTCGAGCAGTACTTCATGACGGTCAACATCGAGGGTGAGAGCGCGCAGCAGATCGCGCAGACGATGATCCTGCCGGCCGCGGTCCGCTACTTGAGCGACCTTCTCGCCACAGCCCAGAGTGCCGACAACCTCGGCATGAAGAGCGACGGCGTGCTCGCGATCGCTGGGCAGATGAACGAGCTCGTCGACGCTCTGAGCCAGAAGCTGAGCGTGCTCGCGACGCGGAACCAGGAGCTCGGTGGTGACGACCTGGTGTCGAAGGCGGCGCACATGCGCGACAACATCATTCCGGCGATGACCGAGGTGCGGGACGTGGTGGACCGACTCGAGCGGCTCGTTCCGGATGATCTGTGGCCGGTGCCGACGTACCGCGAGATGCTCTTCGTGAAGTAG
- a CDS encoding haloacid dehalogenase type II → MLPEEHPPRAVRPQEVSDVVALTFDVFGTVVDWRTSIIREGRMLSQAKGLEVDWERFADRWRAGYGPAMNQVRTGELPWMKIDQLHRRILDDLVIEFKLSDLSEGEIDDLNRVWHRLIPWPDTVLGLGRLKSKFVLATLSNGNVSLLTNMAKNAGLPWDCVLSAELSGHYKPDAEVYEKAADLLDLPPHRIMMVAAHKGDLRAAQAVGFKAAWVPRPLEYGPGRTIDTTPDPEFDISATDFLDLAEQL, encoded by the coding sequence ATGCTACCTGAGGAGCATCCACCTCGGGCGGTCCGCCCTCAGGAGGTGTCCGACGTCGTGGCCCTCACCTTCGACGTATTCGGGACAGTGGTCGACTGGCGGACGTCGATCATCCGTGAGGGGAGGATGTTGTCGCAGGCGAAGGGACTCGAAGTGGACTGGGAGAGGTTCGCCGATCGGTGGCGAGCTGGTTACGGCCCGGCCATGAACCAGGTCCGTACCGGCGAGTTGCCGTGGATGAAGATCGATCAGCTCCATCGCAGAATCCTCGATGACCTCGTGATCGAGTTCAAGCTATCAGATCTCTCCGAAGGCGAGATCGACGATCTGAACCGGGTATGGCATCGCCTCATACCTTGGCCCGATACGGTGCTGGGCCTCGGCCGTCTGAAGTCGAAGTTCGTGCTGGCCACTCTGTCCAACGGCAACGTGTCGCTGTTGACCAACATGGCGAAGAACGCCGGCCTGCCGTGGGACTGTGTGCTGTCCGCCGAGCTATCCGGACACTACAAGCCTGACGCGGAAGTGTACGAAAAGGCGGCGGATCTTCTGGATCTTCCGCCCCACCGGATCATGATGGTGGCTGCGCATAAGGGCGACCTGCGGGCCGCTCAGGCCGTCGGATTCAAGGCGGCTTGGGTGCCGCGGCCGCTCGAGTATGGTCCAGGTCGGACCATTGATACTACGCCCGATCCCGAGTTCGATATTTCGGCGACCGATTTCCTGGACCTGGCCGAGCAGCTTTAG
- a CDS encoding ATP-binding protein, with protein sequence MTFYGRSRELGLLRAAFDRPEASVVTVSGMRGVGKTALVIRALDGFEALRLRCPPLPDQAQRETLARALQRGTDPDSGAESALPYPAAWAELFGVALGRAKPSAAPYVLVLDDAHRLRHARSRFQAPLRATLEKARAEGRALHVVLMSHSLTSAATEAFTDVLGMHLDLGPLPFRSAVPLLPRGQPRDLVRAYTVFGGIPRVLRMLDPSTTLGTNLRNLVFDTSGPLAEAGRDWLEADLQTPARYYAVLSTLSSGEASWKTVHAGVPDLTTSGQIAPYLQRLLELGLLEIRQSMDAKPRNRSRRYRIRDPFLAFWFRFVLPRLHNPTGLDSAAYVSEVIRSELDRHVVGVFPAICRDFMQFDAIEAFGANAREGGSLWGTGYQIGIAGILSSGAAYYGDSYWVRLASEDRPLEQLDAAIRETSYGFGREQRIRLIFTGQPLPRGLKREVARRLDARVVDAQALAGLD encoded by the coding sequence ATGACATTCTACGGAAGAAGCCGGGAGCTGGGTCTGCTACGCGCGGCCTTCGACCGCCCAGAGGCGTCCGTTGTGACCGTCTCCGGCATGCGCGGAGTCGGCAAAACGGCCCTTGTGATCAGGGCCCTCGATGGCTTCGAGGCGTTGCGTTTGCGATGCCCGCCACTGCCGGACCAAGCACAGCGGGAGACGCTCGCTCGGGCGCTGCAAAGGGGGACCGACCCAGATTCCGGAGCGGAGTCGGCGCTTCCCTACCCGGCCGCTTGGGCGGAGCTGTTCGGGGTAGCGCTCGGGCGCGCAAAACCCAGTGCCGCACCGTACGTGTTGGTGCTCGACGACGCACACCGCCTCCGGCATGCGAGATCACGGTTTCAGGCACCGCTTCGTGCGACACTCGAGAAGGCACGCGCGGAGGGCCGCGCGCTGCATGTCGTGCTCATGAGTCACTCACTCACGAGCGCAGCGACCGAGGCGTTCACCGACGTGCTCGGCATGCACCTCGACCTGGGCCCCCTTCCCTTCCGCTCGGCGGTGCCGCTGCTGCCGAGAGGGCAGCCGCGCGACCTGGTCCGCGCGTACACTGTCTTCGGCGGCATCCCTCGGGTTCTACGCATGCTCGATCCATCGACCACGCTCGGCACCAACCTCCGAAACCTCGTGTTCGACACCAGCGGCCCACTCGCGGAAGCCGGACGGGATTGGCTCGAAGCGGACCTGCAAACCCCCGCGCGCTACTACGCCGTGCTCTCCACCCTCTCGAGCGGCGAAGCGAGCTGGAAGACGGTACATGCAGGGGTGCCTGATTTGACGACGAGCGGCCAGATCGCACCCTATCTGCAGCGCCTGCTCGAACTCGGGTTGTTGGAGATCAGGCAGTCCATGGACGCAAAGCCGCGGAACCGCTCGCGACGCTACCGAATCCGGGACCCATTCCTCGCCTTCTGGTTTCGGTTCGTGCTTCCCCGCCTCCACAATCCTACCGGTCTAGATTCGGCGGCGTACGTGAGCGAGGTCATTCGAAGCGAGCTCGACAGACACGTCGTCGGTGTCTTTCCTGCGATATGCAGGGATTTCATGCAATTCGATGCGATCGAGGCGTTCGGGGCCAACGCCCGGGAAGGTGGCTCGCTCTGGGGTACGGGCTATCAGATCGGCATCGCAGGCATCCTGTCGTCCGGCGCCGCCTACTATGGCGACAGCTACTGGGTACGGCTCGCGTCGGAGGACCGCCCGCTCGAGCAACTCGATGCCGCCATACGCGAGACGAGCTACGGATTCGGGCGCGAGCAACGCATACGCCTCATCTTCACGGGCCAGCCGCTACCGCGCGGTCTCAAACGGGAGGTCGCGCGCAGGCTCGACGCGAGGGTGGTCGATGCCCAGGCCTTGGCTGGTCTGGACTAG
- a CDS encoding rRNA methyltransferase translates to MEELSDKDDVSELLAVVKIPSDDPARLPAGPQPLYVLLDQPSLPGNLGTVIRSCDGLGVDGVVIFGRAADLYDPRTVRGAAGSLFAQPVVRVTTWGGLKGWLEGVRSQTQNLQLVATTARGGVWPDEVSFSNPTVLMLGNETAGLSHKVAELCDTSVTIPMSGSASSLNVASAATAILYEVRRQRRADGA, encoded by the coding sequence ATGGAGGAGCTCAGTGACAAGGATGACGTCTCGGAATTGTTGGCGGTCGTCAAGATTCCGAGCGATGATCCTGCGCGCCTCCCGGCAGGGCCGCAGCCACTCTACGTCCTGCTCGATCAGCCGTCGTTGCCTGGCAATCTCGGTACGGTCATCCGCTCTTGTGATGGACTCGGAGTAGATGGCGTCGTCATCTTCGGCCGCGCGGCGGACCTCTATGATCCACGCACCGTCCGTGGTGCTGCGGGCTCTCTGTTTGCTCAGCCCGTGGTGCGGGTCACGACCTGGGGTGGCCTGAAGGGTTGGCTCGAGGGGGTGCGGAGTCAGACGCAGAATCTCCAACTAGTCGCGACAACGGCGCGTGGGGGAGTGTGGCCCGACGAAGTGTCCTTTTCGAATCCGACCGTGCTCATGCTCGGTAACGAGACCGCCGGCCTCAGTCACAAGGTCGCCGAGCTCTGTGACACCAGCGTGACCATCCCGATGAGCGGGTCGGCTTCCTCCCTGAACGTTGCCTCCGCCGCAACGGCTATTCTGTACGAAGTGAGGCGGCAACGGCGGGCCGATGGCGCATAA
- a CDS encoding alpha/beta hydrolase has protein sequence MTLDPQVQFILDLAERSTRPLLESLDPPAARIQYAEMVASVSEDPPNGVVTQDSTIPGPGGELPTRLYRPQDAEGPLPILIFFHGGGYVIGDRDTHDIPCRRLSLGAACLVVSVDYRLAPEHPFPAPVDDAWAATRWVVDHAAELGGDPARVAVGGDSAGGNLAAIVCHMAKRDGAPQLAYQLLIYPSTDLTGSMPSHKTLAQGYRLTTELLDWFMNHYFGQGGNRRQLIASPLFADDFAHLPPAFILTAGYDPLKDEGRAYADKLREAGVETGFVEYEGMIHGFITMGGMVDATTEALEECGEALRRAFDSGSS, from the coding sequence GTGACGCTAGATCCACAGGTCCAGTTCATACTCGATCTCGCGGAGAGGAGCACGCGCCCCCTGCTCGAGAGCCTCGATCCACCAGCGGCACGGATTCAATACGCTGAGATGGTCGCCTCAGTCTCGGAAGATCCTCCGAACGGAGTGGTGACGCAGGACAGTACGATCCCCGGCCCCGGTGGCGAGCTTCCGACGCGGCTCTATCGCCCGCAGGATGCCGAAGGTCCGCTCCCGATCCTCATCTTTTTCCACGGTGGCGGCTACGTGATCGGCGATCGGGATACACACGATATCCCCTGCCGTCGGCTGTCTCTGGGCGCGGCGTGCCTCGTGGTGTCTGTCGACTATCGGCTCGCCCCCGAGCACCCGTTCCCGGCGCCGGTCGATGATGCCTGGGCGGCGACCCGTTGGGTGGTGGATCATGCGGCCGAGCTCGGGGGAGACCCCGCTCGCGTAGCGGTTGGCGGGGACAGCGCGGGCGGGAATCTGGCGGCGATCGTCTGTCACATGGCGAAGCGGGATGGCGCCCCGCAGCTGGCGTACCAGCTCCTCATCTATCCAAGCACGGACCTCACGGGCAGCATGCCGTCACACAAGACATTAGCCCAGGGCTACCGTCTGACCACCGAGCTGCTCGACTGGTTCATGAACCATTATTTCGGCCAGGGCGGGAATCGGCGCCAGCTCATCGCTTCGCCCCTCTTCGCCGATGACTTCGCGCACCTTCCCCCGGCCTTCATCCTCACAGCGGGATACGACCCGTTGAAGGACGAGGGACGTGCCTATGCCGACAAGTTGCGTGAGGCTGGAGTCGAGACTGGGTTCGTGGAGTACGAGGGGATGATTCACGGGTTCATCACGATGGGGGGGATGGTAGACGCGACGACGGAGGCGCTCGAGGAGTGCGGTGAGGCCCTCCGTAGGGCATTTGACTCGGGCTCGAGCTAG
- a CDS encoding GNAT family N-acetyltransferase, with translation MLETVFRLSGNDVAEVVDVLCEAFFDYPVMRFVLDADAVDYEQRLKILVHFFVEARVLRGEVLLGIGHRRSFDGAALVSRPSGPPSPPELSDLRERVWAELGSSARARYDSFSAACAPFEVETPHIHLNMIGVRRAAKGKGLGRRLIEHVHLMSREDSGSEGVTLTTEDEANVPLYQHFGYEIVGHATVGWGLKTWGFFRPDAG, from the coding sequence GTGCTCGAGACTGTCTTCAGGCTCAGCGGGAATGATGTAGCGGAGGTAGTCGACGTCCTGTGTGAGGCCTTCTTCGACTACCCGGTGATGCGCTTCGTACTCGATGCCGACGCCGTGGACTACGAGCAGCGACTCAAGATCCTTGTCCACTTCTTCGTGGAGGCGCGAGTCCTACGCGGAGAGGTCCTGCTCGGGATCGGGCACAGACGAAGTTTCGATGGGGCTGCACTGGTGTCGCGTCCTAGCGGGCCGCCGAGCCCGCCGGAGTTGAGCGATCTTCGCGAGCGGGTATGGGCTGAGTTGGGCTCCTCGGCGCGAGCCAGATACGACTCTTTTTCTGCCGCTTGTGCGCCGTTCGAGGTGGAAACTCCACACATCCACCTCAACATGATCGGCGTGCGCCGCGCAGCGAAGGGCAAGGGGCTCGGCCGCAGGCTGATCGAGCATGTCCACCTCATGTCCCGTGAGGACTCCGGTTCTGAAGGTGTGACGCTCACGACTGAAGACGAGGCCAATGTCCCACTCTATCAGCACTTCGGCTACGAGATCGTGGGCCACGCGACCGTCGGATGGGGACTGAAGACTTGGGGCTTCTTCAGACCGGACGCCGGCTGA
- a CDS encoding FAD-dependent oxidoreductase has translation MDASKMTRRQLLKRFGAVGGSSLVMGAMGAWDLMGQPSGPRPVLKGTRPDTKVIVLGAGLSGLTVGYELGKLEYDYSVLEARDSVGGLCWTVRRGTQHTEIGGETQVCDFDEGQYFNAGAWRIPHRDQGVLGYCKELGVPLQLFVNLSDANYFYEEDPELGPLSGKRVRLREVKADLWGSTTELLAKAMDQGQIDAPLTEEDKVLLMEFLVRAGYLDSEDHLYGPPELRGSEDRYDFSALLRSDFGSRVRSLYAGTGGPDPVFQPIGGMIQIPLAFERAIGDHIRFGADVGSIHQTEDGVRVVYRDTRSGQEREETADFCVCCLPMSVLKGIDVNLSPEMADAVSKTEHSSSAKMGLQMKRRFWEEDDGIFGGHLWSSSLQLGEFSYPSNDYFTDKGVLLGYYGRGGQAGLSDMPVRDRVEHVLTQASKVHPQMREEFENAYCVWWEKVPYSLGAYGRTPDAELLEQLSKADGRVYLGSAGASGRPAWLEGAIQSAWRTVEALHERVMQG, from the coding sequence ATGGACGCCAGCAAGATGACCAGGCGCCAGCTTCTCAAGAGGTTCGGAGCCGTCGGCGGCTCATCGCTCGTGATGGGTGCGATGGGGGCATGGGACCTGATGGGTCAGCCGTCAGGCCCGCGCCCCGTCTTGAAGGGGACGCGGCCGGACACGAAGGTCATCGTGCTCGGTGCGGGACTGTCGGGGCTGACTGTCGGCTACGAGCTGGGGAAGCTGGAGTACGACTACAGCGTCCTGGAGGCACGCGACTCCGTGGGCGGTCTCTGCTGGACCGTCCGGCGCGGAACGCAGCACACGGAGATCGGCGGCGAGACTCAGGTGTGCGATTTTGACGAAGGGCAGTACTTCAACGCGGGGGCGTGGCGGATTCCGCACCGCGACCAGGGGGTCCTGGGCTACTGCAAGGAGCTGGGCGTCCCTCTCCAACTTTTCGTGAACCTAAGCGACGCGAACTACTTCTACGAAGAGGACCCCGAGTTGGGCCCCCTCTCCGGCAAGCGAGTCCGATTGCGCGAGGTCAAGGCCGACCTGTGGGGTTCCACGACCGAGCTGCTGGCCAAGGCGATGGACCAGGGCCAGATCGACGCACCGCTCACCGAAGAGGACAAAGTCCTCCTGATGGAGTTCCTGGTGCGAGCCGGGTACCTGGATTCAGAGGACCACTTGTACGGCCCACCGGAACTGCGCGGGTCGGAGGATCGGTACGATTTCAGCGCCCTACTCCGTTCCGACTTCGGAAGCCGGGTACGCTCCCTCTACGCCGGCACCGGGGGACCGGACCCCGTCTTTCAGCCGATCGGGGGCATGATCCAGATCCCGCTCGCCTTCGAGCGAGCGATCGGTGACCACATCAGGTTCGGGGCCGACGTGGGGTCGATTCACCAGACCGAAGACGGCGTGCGAGTTGTGTACAGGGACACCCGGTCCGGACAGGAGCGGGAGGAGACCGCGGACTTCTGTGTGTGCTGCCTACCGATGTCCGTGCTGAAGGGAATCGACGTCAATTTGTCGCCCGAGATGGCGGACGCCGTGAGCAAAACCGAGCACAGCTCGAGCGCAAAAATGGGACTGCAGATGAAGCGCCGCTTCTGGGAGGAGGACGACGGGATCTTCGGTGGGCACCTCTGGAGCTCGAGCCTGCAACTGGGAGAGTTCTCCTATCCCTCGAACGACTACTTCACGGACAAAGGTGTGCTGTTGGGCTACTACGGCCGTGGTGGGCAAGCCGGGCTATCGGACATGCCGGTTCGAGACCGGGTCGAGCATGTGCTCACTCAGGCCAGCAAGGTCCACCCGCAGATGAGGGAAGAGTTCGAGAACGCGTACTGTGTGTGGTGGGAGAAGGTCCCATACAGTCTTGGCGCATACGGGAGGACCCCCGACGCTGAGCTTCTCGAACAGCTCAGCAAGGCGGATGGTCGCGTCTATCTGGGGTCAGCGGGCGCAAGCGGGCGCCCAGCGTGGCTCGAGGGCGCCATCCAGTCGGCTTGGCGGACCGTAGAGGCTCTTCATGAGCGGGTGATGCAGGGGTAG